From Opitutales bacterium:
TTGTCGATTCAAAGCCGAGCGTGAATTCATCCAAAAACTTTACCTCTCCCATGTTAAGGCTGACAGACTCACCAAGTCTTTCATCAAAGATGACCAGACGCTCAGTCACCATGATGACACCATCATCGTTAAATTCCCTTTTAATGATGATATCTTCAATACGCGCCCCTTTATCGGGTAGTGCGTCACCGATCCTGGCACGGATGGTCTGGGTGAGGCTATCTACCCCTGATTTGTCAAATATGAGCGCCAGGCTCTTTTTGGAATCGAGTGGATCTTCTTGAACATATCCCTCAAATTGAAATCGGTATTCTTTTTTGGTAAGGCCCAAAAACCTGACACCAAATGGATCTGGAGCTGTAGGAACTGCAGGTGGCTGGGCAGAAAAACTCCCATCACGATCTATAAAAATTTTCGGAGGCGTGAACACTCCAAATAGCCATAGAGGCTCGTCACTGTCTTGAGGTTGAGGTTTTGACCATGAGGGTGACAACTCTGGGAATACCGGAACTTCGATTGTGTCTAGTTCTACTAAAAGCGGTGCGTCAACAGGCGTGTTGATTCGAGGGTCCGCAATCTCAACCCCACCCAACAAAGTCATGCCAACTACAACGGCGAGCACCACAATCCCGATGACCAAAATAATCATACCCAAATACTTATTCATCTGCCACCTCCTCCGCTGTCTCGATTCCTGGCGCTAACACCACTTCAACGTATTCTAAGGTCACAATGAACTCGCTCGTGTTATTATCTACAACAGGTTTTTGTGAGGCATCGGCTTGGCTTGGGCTGGATCCACTACTTCCAAGAAGTTGAGAAAGGCCTGCAGCGGATGGATCTATTGTATCTTGCTCTTCTTCAATTCGTTGCACCTCGATACTTCTGACGACGACCGGAAGGTCGAAGGAAGCGAGGGACGAAAGAAACGCTCGCAGTGATTCCGTATATCCCGAAAATCTAACCTCGAATGCCAATGTCGAAACAGCCCCATCGATGGAAGCAGAAACGGCGGGTAGAATCTCGAAATGATCGCCTTGCGCACGCAGGCGTCTACGCGGGTTACTCATGCGCTTGAGCACTGCTTCGCGGCGTGATGCATCCACCTCAATGTGCTGTCGTGCGATTCGGTTAACCTCTATGGGATAGAAATCGGAAGCAGAATCAAAAAGCCGAGAAACGATGTAAGTCAGCACCTGTCTTTGTTTGTCCAACTCTTCAACAATCGATCGGCTCGGCGTAGGAGCCTGCCCTACATACCTAGAAAACCCAAACCCTTCTTCCTCAACGACAGTGATATTTGGATCCTGTTCGGCTCTTCTGGTGAAGTCTCTGATATACTTTTGAAGGACAGGAAGAAAGATAACCGGGTCTTTTTCTAGCTCCATCTTTCTATCTGAAGTCAATCGACTTACAGAGTCTGCATAGGCCTCCTCAAGGGCAGCGAGACCAGCCTCAGCGGCCATTAGGTTCCCCGCAACCGGAGTCGGAAACATCGAAAGAGCAGATCGGTAATCACGTTCGGCGCGCTCTGCTGCACGCGTTGCCTTCCCCAAGCGAGATGAGGCCATAAATGACATTACAGAGCCCGCTATCACTGCGACAACAAGCAACCCGCACAAAGAGCTGAAGAGAGGATGTTTTTTCAGAAAATCCATGCTATAGTGGACGGTTCGGGTCCACATTTAGAGTAACCTTAAAGGGTAACAGATTAAGACCTTCATCAATAACCGAAAAGTCTATTTCTGGATCTGAAGCATTTAGGAAAAATTCACTTTGGATAAGTTCGTTTGTCAAAGACCTCAGTCGATTCGAGATAGCTCTAGGGTCAATTGTATCTCCAGTAAGTGCTCGCGATGCATCATCACGTAATAAAATCCTTCCTGAAATGGTGAGAGAGTAATTGGTCGTTAATTTTTCCAATACCAACGGGTTGCCGAAGTCATCAAACTCCTCGCTGCTCTCTACTGTTTCGACAACCTGGGTCCGGTCTACAAAAAGATCATCGAGCCAAGTGTCACCCACAGAGTTCAACGATGCCTGCAATTCATCAAAAAAGAAAATCCAATTGAAACGCGACTGGGTCAGTGTCTCTAACTTGCTGATCTTTTCCGCGACCAATTCAGCCTCGGCTTGGATGGCTGAAATTTCGTCAGATGTCGCTCGGAAGGCAGGTGTAGCTTGGCTGTAGGCTAACTGGTTACGTTCAAGTGCATCGGCAGCACCTGACATCGAAACGAAGGGTAAAAAACTTGCTACAGCGAGACAGCTAAGGCCCGCCAAAACGAGCGGCTTCTGCTTATTCAGCACCCTTTCAGCTTGTATGTGCTGAGGGAGTAGATCCGCGAATGCAGGACTTTCAAGCTGAGCGTGGCTTGCGACCCCCACGATTTCAGAAAGTTGAAACCGCATGATACTCATTTTGTCGTTCGCCGCCAGAGAATCACTCAGCTTAATCGAATCGATAGGGTCGAAGTAATCTATCGATACCTTCTGTTTCTCGGCGAGATATTCAGAGAAGCCGCTCAGCAAAGATCCTCGCCCAGTCAAAAGGATTCCCTCGAGGCTCTTCCCTTTGTTCTGACGGCGATAATTGACGACTGAGCGCGTGATTTCTGTGCTCATCCGCTGCATGAATTGCTGCGCGCAACCCAAAACCATCTTCACGTGAGGATCATCTTCAGCAAAGGACTCCGCTCCAGAGAAAAATTTTACTTTAAAGGACTCTGCCTTGTTGAACGAGACGCCCATCGAATCGGCGATCTGTTGGGTCAGCGAATTCCCACCCAGTGAAATATTGCGAATAAAGAAACCGTTTTCGGAAAAGAAAATTAGGTTCGAGGCCCGGGCTCCCACATTGATGAGAAGCTTATTATCAGAAGCATCACCCAAAGATGCTTTCACTGCGTTGTAATCGAGGATCGAAGCCGCCGTTACTTGTTGGATATTTAATCCGATCGCAAAAAGCTGATTAACAAAACTGAGAATAAAATCATTTTTTACAGCAATGAACAGGCAGTCCGTTTCAATGCCATCATCACCGACGATTTCGCTGTCCCAAACCACCTCATGCAGCGGATACGGGATGTTCTGTTGTGCTTCAAAAGCTATAATTTGGGCTCTCTGAGACTCGTCTACATGGGGAATCTTGATCGACTTTGTCAGCAGACGAAATCCAGGTAAAACGAGCGTCGCGCTTTTACCCTTCAATTTGTTGTTCTCAACGATTTCCTTCAGCGTAACAATGGTAGCTGAAAGCCAATCGTCATCAGAAGATATGTCATAATCTAGCTCTTCGGAAATGAGCTGAGAAAGCATATGTTTTCCGTCCGACTGTTCATCGAATACAGCAACACACAGGTTACTCGCACCACAGTGCACGGCAAGAGGGGTAAAGGAAGTCATTAGGCAGGGGTATTGAAACCGCTAATTGGCGGTTAAAGGTGCTGATAGAGAATCAGTCAACAGGAAATCCCTCAGGGCGTCTGAATATGGGCAGTCCACGGAGGTTGCCTCCCAAAACTCCAGGATTGATATAAAAAGGTCGCAGGATTCCGTCATTCTGTTGACCCTCCGGTCCCTCAGAACGCTGTTTTAGTGAACGGATCGCCTCGGCGTTTCCGCGGATATTATCTGACACGAAATCTGGGCTAAAGGCTAGAGCTTCACCATCAACTATGATTTCTATGTAAAATGCAAAAGGCTCGGCCCTGAGCCGATCTCGCTCGACGATGGGTCCCGGGAGGATGAAAGGAACGACAAAAGAATCACCATGTTTGACCGTTAGCACCTCGGCCGAAGATCTATAATAAGTAAATGAACCGTCTGCCAGCTGATAACTCAGATGCGGGACGACCTTAATGTTGTTATCGTAGCCAGACTCTGTGTCATCGCGGACTGAACGTAACTCGATAGTAATGATATTCCAATCGTCTCGGCTCTGATCAAAGTCGATACTCCGGAGTTCAATTACTCCAAAAAGTGCCAGTGGTGTGAGCAGAAGGGTCAAAGTAATTCGAAGCATAATCGTTTGCGAGGATGTCGATAACGAACCAGGCTGAATTCGATCAACCCTAAATCCCAACAAAATAGCGAATGAAGCCACATAAGATCAGTACTCTTCTTTTCATTACGGACCCAGATGATCGCTTACTAATGATTGAAAGAAAGAAAGCTCCAAATCTCGGAATGTGGAGCCCTCCAGGTGGAAAGCTCGAGACCCAGACCGGCGAATCCGCACATCAGTGTGCCGTAAGGGAGGCATACGAGGAGACAGGTATGCAACTCAGCATCAATGACATACATCTTTTCGGAATGGTAAGCGAGCGCGGCTATGAAGGAGCAACGCATTGGCTCATGTTCCTTTTCCACGTCATCCCTCCGCTCGAGGCACTTCCAAAGTCCATAGACGAAGGGACATTCTCGTGGTTCTCTCGTGCAGAGATCGAGTCGCTTCCCATTCCACCCGGCGACAGCGAACTGGTTTGGCCCCTATTCGATGAGAAAAGAACTGGATTTACCTGCGTTCACGCGGACTTTCAGGGCGACAACCTCGAAATAGAGATTGAAGAATCAATGTAACTCACCATCCCTTTTTGTTCTTTCAGGCCATCAAAGCTGCTAAACGGCGCAATTCACCTGAATACTTTCTTATGGAGGATTACTCTCAGGCACCGATAAACAAGTCCCTGTCGGATGATGACAAGATACGTCTCTACCACGACATGGTCCGCATCCGAATCTTTGAACAGCACGCTCTCCAAGGCTATCAGCGCGGAAAGATGGGCGGCTTCTTACATCTATATATTGGACAAGAAGCGACCGCGGTCGGCACAGTCTCACTCATGGGAGATGACGATCACGTCATCACCGCATACCGCGACCATGGCCATGCTTTGGCAGTGGGGATGAACATGAATGAATGTATGGCAGAGCTGTATGGAAAATACACGGGCTGCTCCAAGGGCAAGGGAGGATCGATGCACTTCTTCGCACCTGATAAAAATTACTGGGGCGGGCACGGAATCGTTGGAGGCCAGACGCCTCTCGGTGCCGGCATCGCATATGCCCTAAAATACCAAGAAAAAACAGGTTGCTGCATGTGTTTCTTAGGCGACGGTGCTATCAACCAGGGCGCTTTCCATGAATCACTAAACTTGGCAGCTCTGTTCGATCTGCCTGTTGTCTACATCATCGAAAACAACGGATATTCCATGGGCACATCACAAGTGCGCTCATCTGCCCATCCCAAAGAGGGTTTGGCAGCGCGCGCAGAAGGTTATGGCATGGACTGGGATATTATCGACGGCTCAGACCTCTACGCAGTGCGCGCCGGAACTCAAAAAGCCATCGAGCGAGCACACAAAGAATCGCGGCCAACTCTTCTAGAAATAACCACATATCGATATTACGGGCACTCCATAGCCGATGCGAACCACCAAAAATATCGCACCAAAGAGGAGATCGAAAACTACAAAAAGAACCAAGACCCCATAAACCTGTTCGAACAAAAGCTCATCGAAGAAAAAATTCTCACGGAAGACGCTGCCAAGGCCATCACCAAGGAAGCTAAAGAAGAGGCAAAAACCTCAGTCGAATTCGCGGACAACAGCCCATTTCCTCCTGCCGAGGAGATATTCACGGACGTATATTGGGAAGTGGACAACCAAACCGATGCCGGGAAAACCGGAAAACACTTTTTCAACTCTCTCGAAAGCTAAGCCGACATGCCTGCACTCACTTACCGCAAAGCTCTCAATGAAGCTTTCGCAGAAGAAATTCAACGCGATCCGAACGTCGTCCTCATGGGCGAGGAGGTCGCTCAATACAATGGCGCTTATAAAGTCACCGAAGGACTCTGGAAAGAATTCGGCGACAAGCGTGTGGTCGACACGCCCATATCTGAAGCTGGCTTCATCGGCATGGCAATCGGTGCCTCTATGTTAGGTATCCGCCCTGTCGTAGAACTTATGTTTTACAGCTTCGCCTATGTGGCCTGGGACCAAATGGTAAACAATGCCGCGGCAGTACGCTACATGTCTGGTGGTGCGATCAATTGCCCAATTGTTATCCGTGGACCTGCTAATGGCGGTACTAACGTCGGCTCAACACACTCGCACACACCCGAGAACCAAGCGGCAAATTTCCCTGGATTAAAGGTCGTCTACCCGGCTACTGCCTACGATGCCAAAGGAATGATGAAAGCTGCGATCCGCGACAACGATCCGGTCTTCTTCATGGAGTCCACATCGCTCTATGGCGTGGAATGGGAAGTTCCAGAGGACGACTATATTGTTCCTCTAGGTAAGGCAGACATCAAGCGCTCCGGATCAGATATCACGATCATCTGTCACGGCGGAGCTGTCATGACTGCACTTGAAGCGGCAAACATCCTTGAGGAGCAACATGAAATTGATGTCGAAGTCGTGGACTTGCGCTCGATCCGCCCTCTCGACGAATCGACTATGGTTGAGTCAGTCAAAAAGACAAACCGCTGCTTGGTGCTTGAAGAAAATAAGCCTTTCTGCGGCGTCGGTGCTCAAATCGCTTCCACAATCCAAGAACAGGCGTTCGATTACCTAGATGCTCCGATTGGACGAATTTCCTCGCTCGACGCTCCCCAGATTTACTCCATGCCTCTGGAGAAAATCCAAATTCCAGATGCCCATCTCGTCGTAAAGCGCGTGCTTTCTATGCTCTAAACTCCAAAAAATTACCACGAAGCACTCTAAAACCTATCCATGGCTACAATTATCGAAATGCCCAAACTGAGCGACACCATGACAGTGGGAACGCTCGTCACCTGGCTCAAAAAAGAAGGCGACCCCGTTGCATCGGGAGACATGATTGCCGAAGTCGAAACCGACAAGGCAACGATGGAGGTCGAAAATTTTGAAGATGGCATCATCCTCAAAGTCTACGTCGCCGAGGGAGAACAGGTAGATATCGGTGCTCCGATCTGTGCCATCGGAGAAAAAGGTGAAGACATTCCAGAAGTCGGAACCAGTTCATCTGCTCCGAAAACAGAAGCTGCTGAAGAGACGCCAAAGGAAGCCTCCGCTTCCCCCGCACCCACAGCCCCCGAGCCTACTACAATCGCGGCAACAACTCAGGCACCTAGCAGTTCAGATAGTCGCGTTAAAGCCTCTCCCCTTGCTAAGAAAATCGCTGCTGAAAAAGGCAT
This genomic window contains:
- the pilM gene encoding pilus assembly protein PilM translates to MTSFTPLAVHCGASNLCVAVFDEQSDGKHMLSQLISEELDYDISSDDDWLSATIVTLKEIVENNKLKGKSATLVLPGFRLLTKSIKIPHVDESQRAQIIAFEAQQNIPYPLHEVVWDSEIVGDDGIETDCLFIAVKNDFILSFVNQLFAIGLNIQQVTAASILDYNAVKASLGDASDNKLLINVGARASNLIFFSENGFFIRNISLGGNSLTQQIADSMGVSFNKAESFKVKFFSGAESFAEDDPHVKMVLGCAQQFMQRMSTEITRSVVNYRRQNKGKSLEGILLTGRGSLLSGFSEYLAEKQKVSIDYFDPIDSIKLSDSLAANDKMSIMRFQLSEIVGVASHAQLESPAFADLLPQHIQAERVLNKQKPLVLAGLSCLAVASFLPFVSMSGAADALERNQLAYSQATPAFRATSDEISAIQAEAELVAEKISKLETLTQSRFNWIFFFDELQASLNSVGDTWLDDLFVDRTQVVETVESSEEFDDFGNPLVLEKLTTNYSLTISGRILLRDDASRALTGDTIDPRAISNRLRSLTNELIQSEFFLNASDPEIDFSVIDEGLNLLPFKVTLNVDPNRPL
- a CDS encoding NUDIX domain-containing protein, with translation MKPHKISTLLFITDPDDRLLMIERKKAPNLGMWSPPGGKLETQTGESAHQCAVREAYEETGMQLSINDIHLFGMVSERGYEGATHWLMFLFHVIPPLEALPKSIDEGTFSWFSRAEIESLPIPPGDSELVWPLFDEKRTGFTCVHADFQGDNLEIEIEESM
- the pdhA gene encoding pyruvate dehydrogenase (acetyl-transferring) E1 component subunit alpha translates to MEDYSQAPINKSLSDDDKIRLYHDMVRIRIFEQHALQGYQRGKMGGFLHLYIGQEATAVGTVSLMGDDDHVITAYRDHGHALAVGMNMNECMAELYGKYTGCSKGKGGSMHFFAPDKNYWGGHGIVGGQTPLGAGIAYALKYQEKTGCCMCFLGDGAINQGAFHESLNLAALFDLPVVYIIENNGYSMGTSQVRSSAHPKEGLAARAEGYGMDWDIIDGSDLYAVRAGTQKAIERAHKESRPTLLEITTYRYYGHSIADANHQKYRTKEEIENYKKNQDPINLFEQKLIEEKILTEDAAKAITKEAKEEAKTSVEFADNSPFPPAEEIFTDVYWEVDNQTDAGKTGKHFFNSLES
- a CDS encoding alpha-ketoacid dehydrogenase subunit beta gives rise to the protein MPALTYRKALNEAFAEEIQRDPNVVLMGEEVAQYNGAYKVTEGLWKEFGDKRVVDTPISEAGFIGMAIGASMLGIRPVVELMFYSFAYVAWDQMVNNAAAVRYMSGGAINCPIVIRGPANGGTNVGSTHSHTPENQAANFPGLKVVYPATAYDAKGMMKAAIRDNDPVFFMESTSLYGVEWEVPEDDYIVPLGKADIKRSGSDITIICHGGAVMTALEAANILEEQHEIDVEVVDLRSIRPLDESTMVESVKKTNRCLVLEENKPFCGVGAQIASTIQEQAFDYLDAPIGRISSLDAPQIYSMPLEKIQIPDAHLVVKRVLSML